The Falsibacillus pallidus genome has a segment encoding these proteins:
- the fmt gene encoding methionyl-tRNA formyltransferase yields the protein MTKIVFMGTPDFSVPVLQQILKDGYEVIAVATQPDRPVGRKKVMTPPPVKVEALKHGIPVIQPEKLKNPAEMEKILELKPDLIVTAAFGQILPNEILEAPKYGCINVHASLLPELRGGAPIHYSILQGKEKTGITIMYMAEKLDAGDILTQVEVKIEENDNVGTLHDKLSEAGAKLLSETLPRLMNGEITPQVQDHTKATFAPNIKREQEKIDWTKPGEEIYNHIRGLNPWPVAYTMLDGEVIKVWNSEKKTVKSEASPGEIIEIKDDGIVVQTGSSTAIKVIELQPSGKKKMTAESYLRGAGANSAPGMKFGE from the coding sequence ATGACAAAAATAGTTTTTATGGGCACACCGGACTTCTCTGTCCCTGTGCTGCAGCAGATCTTAAAGGATGGATATGAAGTAATAGCCGTTGCTACACAGCCGGACCGCCCGGTTGGAAGGAAAAAAGTCATGACGCCTCCACCTGTAAAAGTAGAGGCATTAAAACATGGAATTCCAGTCATACAGCCGGAAAAGTTAAAGAATCCAGCTGAAATGGAGAAAATCTTAGAACTGAAACCGGATTTAATCGTAACCGCAGCTTTCGGTCAGATTCTTCCGAATGAAATACTTGAAGCCCCTAAATACGGCTGCATTAATGTACATGCATCGCTTTTGCCGGAATTAAGAGGCGGCGCCCCTATACATTATTCCATTCTCCAAGGGAAGGAAAAAACAGGGATCACGATTATGTATATGGCAGAGAAACTCGATGCAGGCGACATCTTGACACAGGTGGAAGTGAAAATCGAGGAAAATGATAACGTTGGCACCCTGCATGATAAATTAAGTGAAGCAGGTGCAAAGCTTCTGTCCGAGACACTGCCAAGATTGATGAACGGTGAAATCACTCCTCAGGTGCAGGATCATACAAAAGCTACTTTTGCCCCAAATATTAAGCGGGAGCAGGAGAAAATCGACTGGACTAAACCGGGTGAAGAAATCTATAACCATATCAGGGGATTAAATCCTTGGCCGGTAGCTTATACAATGCTTGATGGTGAAGTTATAAAAGTTTGGAATTCTGAAAAGAAGACGGTCAAATCAGAAGCGTCCCCGGGTGAAATCATTGAAATTAAGGATGATGGGATCGTTGTTCAAACGGGAAGCTCCACGGCCATTAAAGTGATAGAGCTTCAGCCTTCAGGCAAGAAAAAGATGACAGCAGAATCGTATTTAAGAGGGGCTGGAGCAAACAGCGCCCCTGGAATGAAATTTGGTGAATGA
- the def gene encoding peptide deformylase, with the protein MALLPIVKYPAEILEMQCEKVTKFDANLHQLLRDMYETMIAADGVGLAAPQVGVNKQIAIVDVDDETGIIEMINPEILASSGDQLGVEGCLSFPDIYGEVNRPYYVKVKAQDRFGREYIFEAEDFLARAVQHEIDHLNGVLFTSKITRYINESDLERYEEE; encoded by the coding sequence GTGGCGCTGCTACCAATAGTGAAATATCCAGCTGAAATATTAGAGATGCAATGTGAAAAAGTAACAAAATTCGATGCTAACTTGCATCAACTCCTCAGAGATATGTACGAAACAATGATTGCCGCAGACGGAGTGGGGCTTGCAGCTCCGCAAGTAGGAGTAAATAAGCAAATTGCCATCGTTGATGTAGATGATGAAACAGGCATCATTGAAATGATCAATCCGGAAATCCTTGCTTCAAGTGGCGACCAGCTTGGCGTAGAAGGATGTTTAAGCTTCCCTGACATATATGGGGAAGTCAATCGTCCTTATTATGTAAAAGTCAAAGCCCAAGATCGATTTGGCAGAGAATATATTTTCGAAGCAGAAGATTTTCTTGCCAGAGCTGTACAGCATGAAATCGACCATCTGAACGGAGTCTTGTTTACTTCAAAAATTACTAGATACATCAATGAGTCAGATTTGGAAAGGTATGAAGAAGAATGA
- the priA gene encoding primosomal protein N' — protein sequence MQIANVIVDVPAMQTDRTFDYLIPEKWEGSIMPGMRVIVPFGPRKIQGYVTGIKSSSDFSKLKQIEEPLDLYPVLNEELLELGRWLTEKTLSFKVSVYQAMLPAAMKAKYEKIISVIHPEKISKELIGLFNGKQEINWKDIEDQNLLKLIQQEAKHQNVEIIYEVKSKARKKTIREISCRVDGKELNEYMESLPSNAVKQKELLKLFTDDPSTFMPIQEIYEKSGASAATVRTLVEKGILIEQQKEVYRDPFENREFKKTSPFSLTYEQTEAIKPILASIEENLHKTFLLYGVTGSGKTEVYLQSIQRVLDKGKEAIVLVPEISLTPQMVNRFKGRFGHKVAVLHSGLSIGEKYDEWRKILRKEVSVVVGARSAIFAPFENLGIVIIDEEHETSYKQEENPRYHARDVAIHRGQHHNCPIILGSATPSLETFARAQKNVYEKLTLSKRMNQGELPHVEIVDMREELRNGNRSMFSTELFEKLEDRLNKKEQSVLFLNKRGHSSFIMCRDCGLVVQCPHCDISMTYHRYSEQLKCHYCSYEERVPSICPECSSEHIRYFGTGTQKVEEELAKLLPEARVIRMDVDTTSRKGSHEKLLRQFEEGKADILLGTQMIAKGLDFPNITLVGVLSADTMLHLPDFRASEKTFQLLTQVSGRAGRHELEGEVVIQTYTPEHYSIQLAGEQDYDKFYNQEMMMRKTGGYPPFYFLGIVNISHEDLMKTVQTAEKITSYIRSRLSDQAVILGPSSSPIARINNRYRYQCLIKYKREPGLTETLKNVIEHYQSQSSDGLIISADMNPYMLM from the coding sequence GTGCAAATTGCAAATGTCATCGTAGATGTTCCTGCCATGCAGACCGATCGTACATTTGATTATCTTATACCTGAAAAATGGGAAGGGAGCATCATGCCTGGAATGAGGGTTATTGTTCCTTTTGGCCCGAGAAAAATCCAAGGGTATGTCACGGGGATTAAATCATCATCGGATTTTTCAAAACTGAAGCAGATAGAAGAACCATTGGATTTATATCCTGTATTGAATGAAGAACTCTTGGAGCTCGGCCGCTGGCTGACTGAAAAAACCCTTAGCTTTAAAGTATCTGTGTATCAGGCGATGCTCCCTGCTGCGATGAAAGCGAAATATGAAAAAATCATATCCGTTATTCATCCTGAAAAGATATCTAAAGAATTAATCGGGCTTTTTAATGGAAAGCAAGAAATCAATTGGAAAGATATTGAAGATCAGAATCTATTGAAACTCATCCAGCAAGAGGCAAAACATCAAAACGTTGAAATCATCTATGAAGTTAAAAGTAAAGCCAGAAAGAAAACAATTAGGGAAATTTCGTGCAGGGTAGATGGGAAGGAACTTAATGAATATATGGAATCACTTCCATCAAACGCTGTAAAACAAAAAGAACTGCTGAAATTGTTCACGGATGACCCTAGTACTTTTATGCCCATCCAAGAAATTTATGAAAAATCAGGTGCATCAGCGGCGACAGTCAGGACCCTCGTAGAAAAAGGAATACTAATAGAACAGCAGAAGGAAGTTTATAGGGACCCTTTTGAAAACAGAGAGTTTAAAAAAACGAGTCCTTTTTCCCTTACATATGAGCAAACAGAAGCAATTAAGCCCATACTGGCATCGATTGAAGAAAATCTTCATAAAACATTCCTGCTTTATGGGGTGACCGGCAGCGGGAAAACAGAGGTTTACCTTCAATCGATTCAAAGGGTCCTAGATAAAGGAAAGGAAGCCATAGTACTGGTTCCTGAAATATCATTGACACCCCAGATGGTCAATCGTTTTAAAGGGAGATTCGGACATAAAGTGGCTGTCCTTCACAGCGGACTTTCGATAGGGGAAAAATACGATGAGTGGCGGAAAATCCTCAGGAAGGAAGTAAGTGTAGTGGTAGGGGCAAGATCGGCCATTTTTGCTCCCTTCGAGAACCTCGGAATCGTGATCATTGACGAGGAGCACGAAACCAGCTATAAGCAGGAAGAAAATCCACGTTATCATGCAAGGGATGTAGCCATTCACAGGGGACAGCACCACAATTGCCCGATTATATTGGGAAGTGCTACACCTTCCTTAGAAACATTTGCCCGCGCTCAAAAAAATGTCTATGAAAAATTGACACTTTCCAAAAGAATGAATCAAGGCGAGCTGCCTCACGTCGAGATTGTTGATATGAGAGAAGAGCTCAGAAACGGGAACCGTTCAATGTTCTCGACAGAGCTATTTGAAAAATTGGAAGACCGTCTCAATAAAAAAGAACAATCTGTGCTTTTTCTTAATAAGAGAGGACATTCCTCTTTCATCATGTGCAGGGACTGCGGCCTTGTTGTTCAATGTCCACACTGTGATATTTCGATGACCTATCATCGGTATTCTGAGCAGTTGAAATGCCATTATTGCAGTTATGAAGAAAGGGTGCCATCCATTTGCCCTGAATGCAGCAGCGAGCACATCCGCTATTTTGGGACAGGGACTCAGAAAGTAGAGGAAGAACTGGCGAAACTCCTGCCGGAAGCCCGTGTCATCAGGATGGATGTAGACACTACAAGCAGAAAAGGATCCCATGAAAAACTTCTCCGCCAGTTTGAGGAAGGAAAGGCGGATATCCTCCTTGGGACTCAGATGATCGCCAAAGGGCTTGATTTTCCCAATATCACGCTTGTTGGCGTCCTAAGTGCAGATACGATGCTGCATCTGCCTGATTTCAGGGCATCAGAAAAGACCTTTCAGCTTTTGACTCAAGTAAGCGGAAGGGCAGGAAGGCATGAATTAGAAGGGGAGGTCGTCATACAGACGTACACGCCTGAACATTACAGCATCCAGCTGGCGGGAGAGCAGGATTATGATAAATTTTATAACCAGGAAATGATGATGAGGAAGACAGGGGGATATCCACCTTTTTACTTCCTTGGTATCGTGAACATCAGCCATGAGGATTTGATGAAAACGGTGCAGACAGCTGAAAAGATCACCAGCTATATCCGCTCCAGACTTTCCGATCAAGCCGTCATCCTTGGGCCTTCCTCCTCTCCGATTGCCAGGATCAATAATAGATATCGGTACCAATGTTTGATAAAATACAAACGTGAACCAGGGTTGACAGAAACGTTGAAAAACGTGATTGAACACTATCAATCCCAAAGCTCAGACGGGCTGATCATATCAGCCGACATGAATCCATATATGCTAATGTAA
- the coaBC gene encoding bifunctional phosphopantothenoylcysteine decarboxylase/phosphopantothenate--cysteine ligase CoaBC yields the protein MLAGKKILLCVTGGIAVYKAAALTSKLTQAGAEVKVIMSESACEFVAPLTFQALSRNPVYTDTFDEKNPEVIAHIDLADWPDLILAAPATANVIGKMANGIADNMITTTLLAAKAPVWIAPAMNVNMYSHPAVQRNISILDSFGYKFIEPSEGYLACGYVGKGRLEEPERIVELVDDFLSMDSGKKGILEGVKMIVTAGATKEKMDPIRYFTNRSSGKMGFAVAEQAAKEGADVLLVTNSQLEVPKGVRTIHAESAEDMYQAVMANANEADVIIKSAAVADYRPKKIYDQKMKKQEGDLIVEFERTKDILMELGRTKEHQFLVGFAAETENIDHYAQKKLQNKNADMIVANDVSHEGAGFQGDTNIVTIYKKDGSKTELPLMSKQDVAHHLIKEIAEAMKEVR from the coding sequence ATGTTAGCAGGAAAAAAGATATTATTGTGTGTGACGGGTGGAATCGCTGTATATAAAGCAGCTGCCTTGACCAGTAAATTGACCCAAGCCGGTGCGGAAGTAAAGGTGATCATGAGTGAATCAGCTTGTGAATTTGTAGCTCCACTGACTTTCCAGGCGTTATCTCGAAACCCTGTTTATACGGATACATTTGATGAGAAAAATCCTGAAGTCATTGCACATATCGATTTAGCTGATTGGCCCGATCTCATTTTGGCTGCTCCAGCCACTGCAAATGTCATTGGGAAGATGGCGAATGGAATTGCGGACAATATGATAACTACTACACTTTTAGCGGCAAAGGCTCCTGTTTGGATTGCTCCAGCCATGAATGTCAATATGTACAGCCATCCAGCTGTTCAAAGGAATATTTCCATTCTTGACAGCTTCGGATATAAGTTCATCGAACCGAGCGAAGGATATTTAGCATGCGGCTACGTAGGGAAGGGAAGACTTGAAGAACCTGAACGAATCGTAGAATTGGTAGATGATTTTTTATCCATGGATTCAGGCAAAAAGGGAATCCTTGAAGGGGTTAAGATGATTGTTACCGCTGGGGCTACAAAAGAAAAAATGGACCCGATCCGCTATTTTACAAACCGATCAAGCGGAAAGATGGGATTTGCTGTCGCGGAACAGGCCGCAAAAGAAGGCGCTGATGTTCTTTTGGTGACAAATTCTCAACTTGAAGTCCCGAAAGGTGTCCGGACCATCCACGCTGAAAGTGCAGAAGACATGTACCAGGCAGTGATGGCCAATGCAAATGAGGCTGACGTAATCATCAAAAGTGCAGCGGTAGCAGATTATCGTCCAAAGAAAATATACGATCAAAAAATGAAAAAACAAGAAGGGGACTTGATCGTTGAGTTCGAACGGACAAAAGATATTCTCATGGAACTTGGCCGAACAAAAGAGCATCAATTCCTTGTGGGATTCGCAGCAGAAACTGAAAATATCGATCACTATGCACAAAAGAAACTTCAAAATAAGAATGCAGACATGATCGTCGCTAATGATGTTTCTCATGAAGGGGCCGGTTTTCAGGGGGACACGAATATTGTAACCATATATAAAAAAGATGGTTCTAAGACTGAGCTTCCATTGATGTCTAAGCAGGATGTTGCACACCATCTGATAAAAGAAATTGCCGAAGCGATGAAAGAGGTTCGATAA
- the rpoZ gene encoding DNA-directed RNA polymerase subunit omega, with protein MLYPSIDSLLTKIDSKYSLVTIAAKRARNLQDKSPITLDKTVSHKYVGKALEEIHADHLTMKKGTENFTD; from the coding sequence ATGCTATACCCATCAATCGATTCTCTTTTAACAAAAATCGACTCTAAATACTCATTAGTGACCATCGCTGCCAAAAGAGCAAGGAATCTTCAAGACAAAAGCCCGATAACACTTGATAAAACGGTTTCTCACAAGTATGTCGGCAAGGCACTTGAAGAAATACATGCCGACCATTTAACGATGAAAAAAGGAACTGAAAATTTTACTGATTGA
- the gmk gene encoding guanylate kinase produces MIEKGLLIVLSGPSGVGKGTVRKEIFSQENTRFEYSISMTTRAPREGEVDGVDYFFKSREEFEELIKQGKLLEYAEYVGNYYGTPVDYVRETLEKGRDVFLEIEVQGAKQVREKFPDGLFIFLAPPSLGELQNRIVTRGTESEELIRNRMNAAKAEIEMMDLYDYVVENNKVEIACEKVNSIVQAEHCRRERVEKRYKKMLEVE; encoded by the coding sequence ATGATTGAAAAAGGATTGCTGATTGTTCTTTCAGGCCCGTCCGGTGTTGGAAAAGGTACGGTCAGAAAAGAAATATTCTCACAGGAAAATACAAGATTTGAATACTCCATTTCTATGACGACCCGCGCACCGCGTGAAGGCGAAGTAGACGGAGTGGATTATTTCTTCAAGTCCCGCGAAGAATTTGAAGAACTCATTAAACAAGGGAAACTGCTAGAGTATGCAGAGTATGTAGGAAACTACTATGGTACACCCGTTGATTATGTGAGGGAAACGCTTGAAAAAGGCAGGGATGTATTCTTAGAGATTGAAGTGCAGGGTGCTAAGCAGGTGCGTGAAAAATTCCCAGATGGGTTATTCATATTCCTTGCTCCTCCAAGTCTAGGTGAACTTCAAAATCGAATTGTAACTCGCGGAACTGAAAGCGAAGAACTTATCAGGAACCGTATGAATGCTGCGAAAGCGGAAATAGAAATGATGGACTTATATGATTATGTAGTTGAAAATAATAAAGTAGAAATTGCTTGCGAAAAAGTCAACTCAATCGTTCAGGCGGAACATTGCCGGAGGGAAAGAGTGGAAAAAAGATATAAAAAAATGCTGGAGGTTGAATAG
- the remA gene encoding extracellular matrix/biofilm regulator RemA yields MSIKLINIGFGNIVSANRIVSIVSPESAPIKRLIQDARDRGTLIDATYGRRTRAVIITDSDHVILSAVQPETVAHRLADKDDMNEEG; encoded by the coding sequence ATGTCCATAAAATTGATTAATATCGGATTCGGGAACATTGTTTCAGCAAATCGAATTGTTTCGATTGTCAGTCCGGAATCGGCTCCAATCAAGCGGCTGATCCAGGATGCAAGGGACAGGGGTACGTTGATTGATGCCACATATGGTAGACGAACAAGAGCAGTTATCATTACGGACAGTGACCATGTCATTCTTTCAGCTGTTCAGCCTGAAACGGTCGCGCATAGGCTTGCAGACAAAGATGATATGAATGAAGAAGGGTAG
- a CDS encoding YicC/YloC family endoribonuclease, which produces MAMSMTGFGRGQADSPQFKAAVEMKSVNHRFCEMVIRMPRALMKLEDKIKKELSSFISRGRLEIFITIEGEGLIQRKLSVDWNLLEDYYQLVNKMKDSFHLHNPIDLKDLLNQPGFISIEESEQENTEVENLIISAVKDALNHLLEMRRSEGAMLEKDLKNLLQSFHVEWEAIQKIAPSVVEHYKSRLYKKMVELTDGEMDEWRLVQEAAIFADKSDISEELTRISSHLSQFAAALDANGAIGRKLDFIIQELNREVNTIGSKANHAGISMHVVEMKTLLEKMREQVQNIE; this is translated from the coding sequence ATGGCTATGAGTATGACAGGTTTTGGAAGAGGACAGGCAGATTCGCCTCAATTCAAAGCTGCAGTCGAAATGAAATCTGTAAATCATCGCTTTTGTGAAATGGTCATCCGCATGCCAAGAGCTTTGATGAAATTGGAAGATAAAATAAAAAAAGAACTGTCTTCTTTTATAAGCAGGGGGAGACTCGAAATCTTTATAACAATAGAAGGCGAAGGGTTAATACAAAGGAAGTTGAGTGTTGACTGGAACCTGTTAGAGGATTATTATCAACTAGTGAATAAAATGAAAGATTCGTTTCATCTACATAACCCAATCGATCTCAAAGACTTGCTGAACCAGCCAGGATTTATCTCAATCGAAGAATCAGAACAAGAAAATACTGAGGTTGAAAATCTTATCATTTCTGCCGTAAAGGATGCATTGAATCATTTACTGGAGATGAGGAGATCCGAAGGTGCCATGCTGGAAAAAGACTTGAAAAATCTTCTGCAATCCTTTCATGTAGAATGGGAAGCTATCCAAAAAATAGCCCCATCGGTTGTGGAACACTATAAGTCCAGACTTTATAAAAAAATGGTGGAACTGACAGATGGAGAAATGGATGAATGGAGACTTGTCCAGGAAGCAGCCATTTTTGCTGATAAATCGGATATATCCGAAGAGTTGACCAGGATTTCAAGTCATCTTTCCCAATTTGCTGCCGCCCTCGATGCCAACGGAGCTATCGGGAGAAAATTGGATTTTATCATCCAGGAATTAAATCGGGAAGTGAATACGATCGGATCAAAAGCAAATCATGCAGGGATTTCAATGCATGTAGTAGAAATGAAGACTTTATTGGAAAAAATGCGCGAACAAGTTCAGAATATTGAATAG
- a CDS encoding cation-translocating P-type ATPase, whose translation MKYHEMRKMDLEGALNTDFKQGLKEEDIKKRRSHFGWNELEEGEKQSAIQLFFSQFKDFMVLVLLAATLISGLLGEYIDAIAIIAIVFINGFLGFFQERKAEKSLNALRELSAPQVTVLRDGQWIKIPSKEVIVGDIMKFVSGDRIGADVRLIEANNLEIEESALTGESLPVSKTTDEVAGENIGLGDMENMAFMGTMVTRGNGIGVVVSIGMKTAMGQIAHMLQNAETMETPLQRRLEQLGKILITAALFLTCLVVGIGVIQGHDLYTMFLAGVSLAVAAIPEGLPAIVTVALSLGVQRMIRMNAIVRKLPAVETLGCASVICSDKTGTMTQNKMTVTHIWSSGMTWQVDGTGYNPRGEFYQNEKKVSPGQSKELQQILTFGCLCNHSALKEHEDSFALDGDPTEGALLVAAMKAGIHRETLLNQFTIEKEFPFDSSRKMMSMVVKDQQGKRYVITKGAPDVLVKMCQSVLWSGKLQSLGKEHITIVNNAIDGLAKQALRTIAIAFKPIGENTVILHESEAEKELTFLGLQGMIDPPRPEVKKAVKECREAGIKTVMITGDHAVTAEAIAKQLGILKGNAKVMEGSCLNDMSVEELEDIVEDVAVFARVSPEHKLKIVKAFQNKGHVVAMTGDGVNDAPAIKTADIGVSMGITGTDVAKEASALILLDDNFATIKAAIKEGRNIYENIRKFIRYLLASNVGEILVMLFAMILALPLPLVPIQILWVNLVTDGLPAMALGLDKPEDDVMRRKPRHHKEGVFARGLGWKVVSRGFLIGAATLISFMTIYHRDPNQLVYAQTIAFATLVLAQLIHVFDCRSEKSIFARNPFGNMYLVWAVISSVVLMLAVIYVPGLQSIFHTVSIQPRDWMLVIGMASIPTFLLAGSYYLQKRA comes from the coding sequence ATGAAGTACCATGAGATGCGGAAAATGGACTTGGAAGGGGCTCTGAATACAGATTTTAAACAGGGATTGAAGGAAGAAGATATTAAGAAACGGCGCAGTCATTTTGGCTGGAATGAGCTTGAAGAAGGGGAAAAGCAATCGGCCATTCAGCTTTTTTTCAGCCAATTCAAGGATTTTATGGTGCTTGTCTTATTGGCTGCCACTTTGATATCAGGCCTGCTCGGTGAATATATCGATGCAATTGCCATTATTGCCATTGTATTCATCAATGGGTTTCTTGGTTTTTTTCAAGAAAGAAAAGCAGAAAAGTCCCTTAATGCTTTACGGGAGCTCTCTGCCCCTCAGGTAACTGTATTAAGGGATGGACAATGGATCAAGATTCCGTCCAAGGAAGTAATTGTCGGGGATATCATGAAGTTTGTAAGCGGGGATCGGATTGGAGCAGATGTTAGATTAATAGAAGCAAATAATTTAGAAATCGAAGAGTCTGCATTAACGGGGGAATCCTTGCCGGTATCTAAGACGACTGATGAGGTTGCCGGAGAAAATATCGGCCTTGGCGATATGGAAAATATGGCCTTCATGGGAACGATGGTCACAAGGGGGAATGGCATCGGGGTAGTGGTCTCCATTGGGATGAAAACGGCGATGGGACAGATTGCCCATATGCTTCAAAATGCAGAAACCATGGAGACGCCTCTTCAAAGGAGATTGGAGCAGCTAGGCAAGATTTTGATCACAGCTGCCTTATTTTTAACATGTTTGGTTGTGGGAATCGGCGTGATTCAAGGGCATGATCTGTATACGATGTTCCTTGCAGGGGTATCATTGGCAGTTGCAGCCATTCCGGAAGGCCTCCCTGCTATTGTTACAGTTGCACTTTCTCTTGGGGTTCAAAGAATGATCCGTATGAATGCGATCGTCAGAAAACTTCCTGCAGTTGAAACACTCGGATGTGCATCTGTCATTTGCTCTGATAAGACCGGTACAATGACTCAAAACAAAATGACCGTCACCCATATATGGAGCAGCGGGATGACTTGGCAAGTGGACGGGACAGGTTATAATCCACGAGGGGAATTTTATCAAAATGAAAAGAAGGTTTCCCCTGGCCAATCGAAAGAACTTCAGCAAATCCTTACATTCGGCTGTTTATGCAATCATTCAGCTTTAAAGGAACATGAAGATTCATTCGCACTGGATGGCGACCCAACGGAAGGAGCTTTATTAGTTGCCGCGATGAAGGCTGGCATCCATCGTGAAACTCTCTTGAATCAATTTACGATTGAGAAAGAATTTCCTTTTGACTCTTCGAGAAAAATGATGAGCATGGTCGTCAAAGATCAACAGGGCAAGCGGTATGTCATTACTAAAGGAGCACCTGATGTACTCGTTAAAATGTGCCAGTCGGTACTCTGGTCAGGAAAACTTCAATCTTTAGGAAAAGAGCATATCACGATTGTGAACAATGCCATCGACGGTCTTGCCAAACAGGCACTGCGGACAATCGCCATCGCATTCAAGCCAATTGGGGAAAATACGGTCATCCTGCATGAATCGGAAGCGGAAAAAGAATTAACGTTTTTAGGTCTCCAAGGCATGATTGATCCTCCTCGTCCAGAAGTGAAAAAAGCAGTAAAGGAATGCAGGGAAGCGGGCATCAAGACAGTGATGATAACAGGCGACCATGCTGTGACAGCAGAAGCAATCGCGAAGCAGCTTGGAATTTTGAAGGGCAACGCCAAGGTAATGGAAGGCAGCTGCCTTAATGACATGAGTGTAGAGGAATTAGAAGATATTGTAGAGGATGTAGCGGTATTTGCCCGTGTCTCGCCAGAACATAAATTAAAGATCGTCAAGGCTTTTCAAAATAAAGGCCATGTGGTCGCCATGACAGGGGATGGGGTGAATGATGCCCCAGCAATCAAGACGGCGGATATCGGTGTGTCAATGGGAATAACCGGTACGGATGTAGCAAAAGAGGCATCTGCCCTAATATTATTGGATGATAATTTTGCCACTATAAAGGCTGCGATAAAAGAAGGAAGAAACATCTATGAAAACATTCGGAAATTTATCCGATACCTCCTTGCCTCAAACGTCGGAGAAATCCTGGTCATGCTATTTGCCATGATATTGGCACTGCCTCTTCCACTTGTTCCAATTCAAATTCTATGGGTGAATCTTGTGACAGATGGCCTGCCGGCAATGGCACTTGGCCTCGATAAGCCGGAAGATGATGTGATGAGAAGGAAGCCTAGGCATCATAAAGAAGGCGTCTTTGCTAGGGGATTGGGTTGGAAGGTCGTATCAAGGGGATTTTTGATCGGTGCAGCAACGTTGATTTCCTTTATGACAATTTATCATCGTGATCCGAATCAACTGGTTTATGCGCAGACCATTGCATTTGCCACTCTTGTCCTTGCTCAATTGATCCATGTCTTTGACTGCCGAAGCGAGAAATCGATCTTCGCCCGGAATCCATTTGGCAATATGTATTTAGTATGGGCGGTTATATCATCCGTTGTATTAATGCTGGCAGTTATTTATGTACCGGGCCTTCAATCGATATTCCATACTGTTTCCATTCAGCCGCGCGATTGGATGCTGGTGATAGGGATGGCCTCCATTCCGACGTTTTTGCTGGCAGGCTCATATTATTTACAAAAAAGAGCGTGA